From the genome of Leguminivora glycinivorella isolate SPB_JAAS2020 chromosome Z, LegGlyc_1.1, whole genome shotgun sequence, one region includes:
- the LOC125241920 gene encoding ras-related protein Rab-9B, whose product MGEENDREGGRSGPKNCLLKIVILGDGGVGKSCLMSRFISNHFDDHSFHTIGVEFMNKTIEVNGRQYTLQVWDTAGQERFKSLRTPFYRGSDICILAYSVDDRSSFQNVKMWLNEFLHYAAVKNGVERFPFMVVGNKSDVTSREREVTYDQLKQLCAENKISSYIETSAKNDNNVIEAFTMAVQRWVELEQVAEKEMGMLENPDSITLHGDRAGSNLRATCCSRFSDA is encoded by the exons atgggCGAGGAAAACGATCGTGAAGGCGGGAGGAGCGGACCGAAGAATTGCTTGTTGAAGATTGTGATTCTGGGCGATGGTGGAGTAGGGAAATCCTGTTTGATGAGCAGATTCATTTCGAACCACTTCGATGACCATAGCTTCCATACTATAGGCGTGGAGTTCATGAATAAGACTATAGAGGTGAATGGGAGGCAGTATACTTTACAA gTATGGGACACAGCGGGCCAAGAGCGGTTCAAATCCCTCAGAACACCATTCTACCGCGGATCAGACATCTGCATACTGGCGTACTCAGTGGACGACCGGAGTTCGTTCCAAAACGTGAAAATGTGGCTCAATGAGTTCCTGCACTACGCGGCTGTCAAGAATGGCGTTGAGAGGTTCCCCTTCATGGTTGTAGGGAACAAG tcagacgtgacgtcacgcgagcgAGAAGTGACATACGATCAGCTAAAACAACTGTGCGCAGAGAACAAGATATCATCGTATATAGAAACGTCAGCTAAGAACGATAATAATGTCATCGAGGCTTTCACTATGGCTGTTCAGAG GTGGGTAGAGCTCGAACAAGTGGCCGAAAAAGAAATGGGCATGCTCGAAAACCCGGACTCCATTACCTTACATGGCGACCGCGCCGGGTCCAACCTGCGCGCGACTTGCTGCTCTCGCTTCAGCGACGCTTGA